CTTCAACCTGCACATTCTGGCTTTCTGTTAACACAGACGTAATGAATATTCTGCTAAAAGTTGATGATACATCTCCGGGCCAGATAACAAACCAGTTACATTGTGCTTTCAGTACCAAGTAGGTACCAAAATACAGAATTGTACTATATACCAAACTCTAGACTCTAGAGCCTTCCGTCAATATACTGCTCTTTTAGATCCTGCAATGCTTGCCGAATTGAATCCTCATCTTGGCTGGAGTACTTCAAACATATAAGCCGTTGAGCAACACGGTAGGCCGTCTGGATTGGATGATACTGCAGGTAGTTTACTTCCATCCTCTTCACTTCCTAGACATTGgaaatttgtttaaaatgtcAGATTACTGCAGTTCATGAAGAGGGGCCATTCCATACACATcaagaaaaattcattaaaaaaaattaaatcaagtAAAAGGAAGACACAGACAGCTACATGATTTGGATTTCactaaacatttttaaaaactaaactaGTAAATgtgttttaaaacttaaaagccaCTGGGGTGGGGCACTCGCTGAAGGCTGGAGCCTCCGTAAATGTCAaccaatatttttcaaaacttgtaTGAAAAATGTGAGCAGCTTTgcaagtaggttttttttttttttttttttttttttttttttttttttttttttttaaattgctctTAAGGTTTAACAAAGTCAACCATCACCAAATCCATGTAGTAAACCAAGTCAAGGATTGCATATGCTAACTTACCAAGATCCTGTGTCTTAGATTAGAATTACTGTGTGCCTGGGCCATCAATGTTGACACCAACATAATACTTAGACCCTTACAAGAATGTTTGAGGCTTTGCAGAATTTCTATCAGCAGAGGTTTATACAGGAATAGTTTCAGCATAGTTGATCCCCTTTTGTGTAGGACCTCCGTAGGACAATTGTACCATGGATATGGATGAATAAATATGCACAGTTTCCTTGAGAAATGAATATTGAGCTGGCAGATGAATTgtgattttaataaatattcttgcCTGTTTCAACCTATACTTTTCTGCATGAATGTTAATTCACATGTATTGCCTTCATACGTGTATATTTTTTCATATGTATGGTAGGACAACTGATATATTGGACTTTTCTGAAAGTTTTGTAGCTGAAGCTTAATTACGTTTTCACATTGTTAAAGCACTACTGTAAAGAGAAGATTTCGAACAAAGAACTGACATTTGACAGTAACTTAATGTTCTTGTATCAAGTCTCAATAGGAATCACCTTTTCTGTGATCCTGGATGTTATGCTTCTGGCTGTTTCAATCACTGAGCTTGGTAAACCTGCCACTTCTGCTAATAATAGACCATAATGTGGTACATATCTTGGACCATCCTTGAGTTCAAACTGAGTAAGTAAATCAGACTGCCAgtcaggggaaaaaaaaaagaaaaagaaaaagaagcagtGTAGAAAAGctagaataaaagaaagaaatccTGATATTTCTACCTTGAAATCTAAACGGTTGTTTCTTATGTCAACATGAAAGTGAAGAATCTTCACATTTGGATAGATGGTTGCTAATTCTGATAGGTTCTCCATATGAGTAGCAAATATGGTGTACCTAAAGAAGATCAAGAAAGACggtatttcaatttatttgttcACAAATGCAAGCATACTAATTAGATATACATTATCTTTACTAATATTAAGGTTGAAAGTATTCTGGTCAATGACTCAATAACAATTTTCCGTGTGATAATGCTAATCATTgttttttgggaaattaatgTCTACctaatatttaatttctctggTTACATCAAAGATATAGTATTCTTTTGGATTGTAACTTTGTGAGTTTTAGAAAGTAGCATTGTCTAATCATTTGTTAAACATGCTATGTCAAAAAGAGTATCCATATAATGTTTGATTGCAAAATGCAAAAACCACATTTTTGCCTTTCCAATACCATAAACTTATATACGTATAATCTTTTGCAACTTATCAAAGGCATGGTGATTGGTAGAGCAAAAAATAGTTTACGCTTTCAATGATAACAGATACTCGCAGCAGCTCCATGCAATCGCAAATCCATCAGAGGAAGAAGTAGCCCTCCCAAGTTCATCCATAACAATCAGACTCCTGTACCAATAGAACAGATGTATATAGAAACTATTGCACATTCCAAGTGTTATAAACATCATTTAGTATAGTACCTTCTGGAGACATTCTGAATTACAAAAGCTGTCTCTCTCATCTCTGTCATGAACTGTGACACCAAATGGAATAAAAACATGACTTTGCTTTCTATGAtccttatattaaaaaaaagaaaagaaattaagtCATATGGTATGTAATATAGGGATTGTTAGAaatatggttaaatgattaaattctcaatttcctaatagcttaaactCTAGAGACAATTAATAATgtaacatggtattagagcaagAGATCCTAAGTTCTACTTTGCCTCCTATTTAAAATGTTGAAATCCCATGTGTTGGCCCTTACTTAAAAAGGGGAGTTTAGGCCCACACGTGAGGGACAATGTTAGAactataattaaataattaaattcacaattccctaatagtttaaacttttgggacaattagAAATTTAACAGGGATAAACATTTTCAATGCTGGATGTAAATTTTACCGTACTAGAGTTTGATTCAAGATtatccactgtacccatccTTGTGAATATACGATCAACTACCCTAAAAGTTGAGAAGCGAGCAGGAACATAGCAACCAATCTGAGCAAGAATAACTGTGAGACAAACTTGTTGAAGGTAAGTGCTCTTTCCACTCCTGAAGCAAACAATATGTAAACTAACTCAAGAAAAATATGTTcataaatatatttcattttgtgAGTGTAggtgtgtgtatgtttgttgAAACTTCAgcaaaagaaattataaatcatACGGTCCAAGACATAAGGACTGtattcataaaaagaaaaaaagaggacaGAAGGACTGCATCCAGAAGACATGTCTAAGACAAACACCTATACGGATTATATGCCAATTGGATGTTCAAGACATTAGCctaattttttatggtaaaaacACAATTCACCTCCCTCATTATAAGTGAAATATTTTCTTATGATAGGTTACTCAAACCATATTTGCAAAAAAAGCCTCATCTATTTTATTCAAGACCATAGGTCTCATAGGTCATAACCATGACCATTAAACACCAAGAAATTGATGCCaactaatatataaatatgGCTTTTTTCAAGCATTTTAAGTCCTGATTCTCCATAGTGTACATatttaggtaattttttttaacaattttgttgACTTGATTAATCTTGTTTTCTTATACATGAGCTGCAACAACTTGAATGTAGGTGATTGTTACTCCTTTGATGCCACTGGTGATTAATTTCATATACTCATGTGAGTATAATTGCCATACTTGGATTTAAATCTACATTCAGATTGTTGAAAAGTCATGTGCTCTACCAGTAATCAATTGAATTAAGCCAGCAGTActacaatgtttttctttttcctatgaTAGCTTCACAACTACtttttttggggaggggggagaaagaaaagagaagattaaaaaaaaaaatcaaggaaaagaTACAATGCATAAAAAACTTCAATCTCATATGAAGAACAACTGCTTTTTCTTACATGTTTGGGCCCATGACAATCACCATATTTGATGCTTCTGAGAGAAAGATGTTGTTGGGCTGCAATACAAGAAATGTTCAGTCCAACTTCTAATGCACTAatctttaaaaaacaaaatcgaggatgaaaaagaaaaaggattaaAAGTTCCTACATGAGAAAGAATCTGATACAAGCAATCAAAtcaatgaaaatagaaaattacatACAATGAAATCATTGTGTATGCTTTCCAAGATAGGGTGTCTTCCAGCATCAATTGCCATTGGACCATTATCTGTCAGCAATGTGACAGTTAGGCATTTCCCACATTGCACTTCCAATAGTCACTAGAATATGCACAATATACCAGATTACTAACCTGTAAATTCAGGTCTAGTATATCGATCAACAGGCTTAGTCGATATTGTATGAGCAAATGAATTGACAATCATGTCTAAAAGACATAAGACCTCAGCAAGGAGAGTGAGCACAGAAACATCCTCCCGTATGGCATCTAAAAGTGCTGCATGCCATAAATTACCATAAATAACTTTATATCCACAAAACATGACAACAATTGAAACATATAAGAATAATACCAAGGGCATAAAGAGTTTTAAAGAAAGGTACATAAGTCTaaagattttgttttaaatattttttcaaatcttcaaaaaatttacGTGTATAAACGCCAATGGTAAAACATATATCCCAAGTCCACAGATCAATGGATTTGTGAATCAGCATAGGATTGCAATAAGCTTTTGTTGGTATTTACAGTGCATTCATATAGAAAAGTGTTTAAAAATAAGCTTTTCTAATTGCACAAATAGAAAagtgtttaaaaatatataaacctCACTATATggccaaataaaaaataaataacttgtaAATAAATCATATGCATTACAAAGGACATGAAAAACCAGTGATCCAATAACCTGCTGCATATGAGAACATAGTATCAAAAAGTTGCCAGTGTTTTGACACAAAAAGGGTCTGGAAAGCTTAAtgtaaaatcaatttaaaaatacacATTAATATTATCACAGAgttcaattattattaatattagctAATTCTAATAACACTCAATTCCCCAGAAATAAAATCTCTTGACACAAAATAAGTGCAGGCTTCATGATTTCAATCTTTAAGAtcttttatatatgatttagcATATAAAGATAAAGGAAAGGGTCAACTCATAAAGCTCATGATACAAAAGATGTATTGTACTTATCGGCAAGTTTAGCACAACCTTCCAGGCAAACTTCTGTTCGTATATAACACTCTGCAGCTGCAGACTTATTTCTAACATTCAGCTGCAAATTTCATCCAATGGATCAAAGTAATGACAAGTGTTCCCACACCCAGACAGGCTTATCAAATGAATATATAAAGGtaaaaacatacacacacacaagggggaaatttaaagatgaaaatCTGGGCTTCACTATGAAAAATCATAGTACACTAGATCAAACACATGTTGATAACAACCTCAATATTTAGGCTAAAAATGATATTTAATGCCTAATTTTTATCAAAGAATTTCAAATACTGATCAAACTTTCAAGAATTATTTGAAATGAAATATCTCCCACCTTGCCTACCAACATAAGTAAACATGTCCAAGATCATATGTCAGTGTCATGCTGCTATGTGAAAGAATGTATGCCAATCAATAAGTTGGAATTTAATGATTATCTTGTTCggtacttattttctttcataataGTTATTTCCCCAACATTGTCATGGTTATATCACAAAATGTTTTCTGCAAGAGCCCAATACCAGTTTAAACCCGAGGTGGTCAAGGTTTGGAATCCATAGTCAATTTAAACATATCATTATCACCTCATTTTCACTGAGGGTTGATATTCAAGAAGAGAATAATCCCACATTCGATATGGTATGACTCGTCAACAGGTAGAACAATCAAACAGAAATCTAAGAAAGATGGTGGGTTCAAGATAACATCAGGTGGCTTGGAGAATTGTTCAATTGTCACCTCTTCACTGATAGACCTCTCAAATGTGACCAAAGTTCCAGAAGCATCAACAACATTAGAAATAGAACTCTAATGGATAGGATGGGGGCATTGTTAAGATAATATCAGGAGGcttgaaaaatagtaaaattgtCACTTGATAGACTGATAGGTTACGTAAATCTTTAATCATCTCATACCACCAAAACATTAGACATGGAATAGTCTAATGCTAGAAGAGAATAATgttaaaatgatcaaaatactcaCAGAAGCAAGTTCCAGAGTTGAGCAATGTATGTTGTTCCCATGTTTCAAGACCTGATTTAAGTCTCACAATCATATAATGGTCAGAAGTTATTACTAAGGAGATTTTCATAAATCATAAAGTAAGAGAGCAAAGATCTTATTCCTGACCTGAATGAACTTGCTAGGAAGCTTTCCTTGAATATCCTTCTGTGGTATGCTAAAGTAAAAACCTTGCCTACTGTTAAATGGGAGTTTCAAATTGGGCAATTTGAAATCTTCGCGATACTTGGTCGCAAGATTATGTATTGCTGTCAAATTAATACTGAATATTTTCAGGATGGCCTTACACTGCAGTGATATGTATTAAAGAAGACAGGGAAGACAAAGAAATCAAACTTCATCAATtgtacaaaattacaaatacctTCACTAGTATCACAAAATGACCTCCTTGCTATATCTAAAAGTCCATCAATGCCTGCCTTGACAGCAAAACACTGCTGTGTGCGGGCAACAAAAGGAACCCGTGCATGAAGAACATCTTCATCAATCACCTCTCCGATCCTTAAGTAAATACAACTTATTGTGAAAATGGGTGTTTATGGGGTATCAGATGCATGAAAAAGTATGTTCTTTAAATCATAgaggtacaaattttttttttcctatgatACAGAATCAGTGGCATGGTGGAAACAAATCTCAAAATTCTTAACAGCTCAAACATCTCTAATTACTACCACCACAACCACTACTATCATCACTATGTAAGTTTGGTGTGACTAATCCAGGTGGGGTGAACTTACATCTAGACCtgtaaatgggttgggttgagcCAAGGTGAGGCTGCTTGTCCGAACACAGCCTAGAGGACAAGTGTCTCAAACCAAGCTTAgacaacccaaaaattttacatcaaaaaaaatatctgCCAAGCATGCCCTATGGTGTTCAAGCTGACATATATCTGGAACCAGCAGATAGAAAAGATGATACTCAGTTGTAAAAAACCACGAATTTTGCTAACATAATGAATCAAACCTGAATCACAAATCTAAAAGCTGCccattcaaagttcaaacactaCAGAAAATTTGCTTGTTGAGTTTTGATATAGAAAttttagtgtgtgtatatatatatatatatatatatatgggttgggttcaagttacaacTGGTGTAATATGAAGCAATATTACACAATtcaataactattttttaattaatattttgaaaatcacaccattggattacacaactcaataacttttttaatatttaatttgttctaaGAAACTCTCATTCCCAAATTCAATCAAGCCTAAACAGCAACCCATCACATTACTTGCATCAGTTGGattcctaaaacttaaaaaaagaaagtgattgTGTCCAAACTATTTCATGACATGATCAGCAGGAAAGCTTGCAACATACCTTTTTCTAATGGACGCATATTTCTCATTTTCACATATAGATTTGTATACGTTTTCAAGAAGAAAACTTTTTGCATCCTTAAGTGCCTGAGATTTATGAAATAAATTGACACTTCAAAACATATTTGAGTCCAACAGAAACCAAGTGGTGTAGCAAAGCAAACATTTTTACCTTTGAGAGTAAAGGCAGTGCATCCAATGCTGTTTTAAGGAGAATAATGCTTGAGATTAACATTTGGCTTCTCCTAGCGTAATCAATACCCAAGACGCCATTTGTGACTTTCTTTGGCTTAAAGCAGAAATGACACAGTACTCTATCTGAATGAagggaaattttttaatataataccAAAAATCTTTCATAagaataacctttttttttttaataattttttaaaattgaataaatttgtcTCTTTCCTTTTTGCTCACCTGTCTCTTTTGGAAATTTACGCAGAACCTGAGAGAGGCCAAAAAACAGCTGTTCATTGCTCATCAGCTCATCctaaaatcaaacaaatgaagAGACATATGATGGATCTAAACAATAATGTTGTGAGCTGCACCATGATTTATAATGCTACCAATAATTAAATAGATGATGGTGGaatatatcaaaaaataaaattattaacttttgaatattttatgaatCTTTGGCAGATTATTACTAGGTTTCTTTTGCACTTGCAAATTTTATAATGAGCTAATGAATTTAACCAAGGATAATAGAATAACCCTGCCAATGATAGGTAACTTAGACACACAGATTAAACTTCAGAGAATGATGTGGGTGCAACACAATACTTCACGAGAGCCCTCTATGTGTGGGCACAAGGATAAAACTTGATGTCATAATATATGTGCTTTTATGGATATGGATAAATTACAGCAGCTCCAAACAGAGCTATACGGCAGAAAGGATTTTTGCAGCCAGCCACATGTGGTTCAGATAAATGCTTTGATTTCTAGGAAAATATATGTTTCAGCAAGCACAATGGTGGGCGTGCGTGTGAAAAAAAACCAGAAGAAAGAACCCTGAAATGTTTTAAgaagaaatttgacatgcatattcttttaaattatggAAAAATCTGGGAGAATTTGTCCAGGATTGAATGTGCATATCCATTACAAGATAAacctttataaatatatatatatatatatatatatattttttaaattatatggtATGTCCAAAAAATCCCCAAGCTTAGCCATGTGGCTTGTAACAACCTGCAAGGGTCCAACCCCCCAAAATTTAATGCCCTTCTCTACGCAAATAAAccataaaagtaaataaatatataatgaaaattACTAAACAATAACTAAGTCACACCTAATTATATAGGAATGTAATTTCTGATGATTTTATTATAAACATAGATTGAAAAGGGGTAGCACTGTttcaattaagcacaaacaGCTTTTTCCAAAGTTAGCAAATGCAGAGTACATGGTAATTCATGGGAGATACAAGAGTATGATATATTATAGATTCAAGGAAGAACAAGGAAAAAAGCTAAAAGGGCGGATCTTAACAGCACAGAGAAGGCTAGAAATAGGGGGAGAGTTTGATAGAGAAAATTTAACACAGCTTCTGTTATTGAGAAATTTGAGAGTGCCACATTTGGCACTAACCAGGCAATCAAGGCGAGCATTGATGGTTTCAATATCTTTCAAAGGCTGCAAAAGATTGGCACGAAGAAGTCTAGTCCTGGACAAGAAATCGGAAACAATGTAAAATTATAGATTTACATTgatgaaaagggaaaaaggagattttttctaaaatttatgaCGTGACATACCCTCCAATAGTTTTTGTTGTCTTAAGCATATGGAACagacttctttttttgttgcttgTGCCCCAAAGGGTTGAATGAAGTGGctcaataatttctaaattttgtacaCTGCAGTCGAATTTGAACTTTAAAATTTCTTgacaatagattataaaatagaCTAGACCATTACCCTCATcaaccaaaatatttatttcaataaGAGGTACCACTATTTAAACGTGCAGTAATATATGTGAGACAGGGGATAAGTaccttaatatattaagaaagaaagggaTGGTACCTGGTAGCATCAATATTCATGTGGTCAAATGATCCATTGAACGTAACCTGGGAAAGTGATAACtgtatgaaaaaaataaaaataaaaatattccaGAAAACCAAAAACAGTGCAACTAAAAAGGCAAACAGATGGAAGAACtgaggaagaaaaaattaattaatgtattTGAGCCATTATTTCATATGTAAGAACAAATTTTACAGGGTCACTATTACATATCTTGTAGATGGAACTTTTTGAGAGTAGCATACTacttttaaagtttaaggaagtATTTCGGTGCCACAGCGATATCATAAAATCCTTTTAGAAGCAACACTGACCATTTGTTGTCTTTAATAAAATATCACACAAAACAGTGGTCAAGAGGTTAGTAGGTACTATGATTCAATTGAAAACTTACAACTGGGCCCTAAAATATAGAAAAGGTACTATCCGTTACTTTTATTTCATACAAAAGATATCAGTGCAACAGACCTTTTTTTAAGGTAAGTCATTTCCACATGCAGGTAATTATAATCAACGTTTCTTGGACTCCTCATAATCAACAAGACAACGCATAGTAACATGACTTATAGCAGGTGATACCAGGTCCAAAAACTCATGTTTAATATGAATTTTAATGGATTTAGATATCCTCTGCCTCAAGACAGTCAAATTCTGACAGCTGTAGTCACATTTTCTTTCAGGAGCCAGGAAAATGTTGGTAATAAAGAAACCACCAAAATCTATTTGAAAGGTTCAAATGGGAAGGGAAAGAACACCCATTATTAAACACATACCAACAACGAGTGGTTTGTAACAATGACCCCTTTTTCTGCTTCTGTCCTGTGCATGATGCAGTTGAAGCTTGTTTTAGAAGTAAAATAAGTAATCAAGGGCAAGAAACACTATAATAGACAAAGTGCATACTACTGTTCACAAATTCAAGCAAACTTAGATTAATATTGACTTAAACATAGGCAAATAAGAATTTGTTCCAAAGTATGAAATGGACTAGTAGTTAGAAATTATAATTACGATATGCTTAGGTAGAAATTTTAGGCAAacaacttagaaaaaaaaaaaaaatgtgatgaACTTTAAATTTATTGCTTTAGAGCAGAATCTTAAACATTGCAAAGGGCATTTAGAAGGAAAGGAGaaagtaaattgaaaaaatcaaaggaTGATAACTACTCTAAAGAGGAGGAATGAAACATGAATATTTCTCTGCCCAGGAGCAGAGATAGCAGAAACAATGTGGGCTAGGTGTCCAGCCTAATACCTCAAAGTCAAATGTCCTTTCTTGGTCAAGCAATTAGCCCTAAATTAGGCTGTATTGTTGACTGAGTTTACTAGCATTccatatttaaataataaattgttataTCTTCAAGACCATCCACATGATAGCACTAGTAAACGCATGTTGTACATGAGCACATGGAAAATTCAAGCCTCAAATTTTTCAACAGAATGGTACTTTCCTTCTCAAATGAAAActagttttcaaaacaatagcccctcaaaaacAATATCTAGCCAGAAACTAGATATGGATTTTACAGCTCCTTAGATATAATAGGCAAGTGAACATTGATATAAGAACCTTTAATGTGAAACTCATCAAATTAACCTCCAATATCAAGTAAAATCAGGAATTCATATTCAGAATAAACATCTCCACCTTCTTATCTTAATTCTTAAAAGATCAAGTCCTGAAAGTACCATTTAATAGTAG
The sequence above is drawn from the Quercus lobata isolate SW786 chromosome 12, ValleyOak3.0 Primary Assembly, whole genome shotgun sequence genome and encodes:
- the LOC115970054 gene encoding DNA mismatch repair protein MSH4 isoform X1; this encodes MEDEGGERSSIVIGLIENRAKEVGVAAFDLRSASLHLSQYIETSSSYQNTKTLLHFYDPMVIIVTPNKLAPDGMVGVSELVDRFYAKVKKVVMGRGCFDDTKGAVLIKNLAAKEPSALGLDTYYKQYYLCLAATAATIKWTEAEKGVIVTNHSLLVTFNGSFDHMNIDATSVQNLEIIEPLHSTLWGTSNKKRSLFHMLKTTKTIGGTRLLRANLLQPLKDIETINARLDCLDELMSNEQLFFGLSQVLRKFPKETDRVLCHFCFKPKKVTNGVLGIDYARRSQMLISSIILLKTALDALPLLSKALKDAKSFLLENVYKSICENEKYASIRKRIGEVIDEDVLHARVPFVARTQQCFAVKAGIDGLLDIARRSFCDTSEAIHNLATKYREDFKLPNLKLPFNSRQGFYFSIPQKDIQGKLPSKFIQVLKHGNNIHCSTLELASLNVRNKSAAAECYIRTEVCLEALLDAIREDVSVLTLLAEVLCLLDMIVNSFAHTISTKPVDRYTRPEFTDNGPMAIDAGRHPILESIHNDFIPNNIFLSEASNMVIVMGPNMSGKSTYLQQVCLTVILAQIGCYVPARFSTFRVVDRIFTRMGTVDNLESNSSTFMTEMRETAFVIQNVSRRSLIVMDELGRATSSSDGFAIAWSCCEYLLSLKAYTIFATHMENLSELATIYPNVKILHFHVDIRNNRLDFKFELKDGPRYVPHYGLLLAEVAGLPSSVIETARSITSRITEKEVKRMEVNYLQYHPIQTAYRVAQRLICLKYSSQDEDSIRQALQDLKEQYIDGRL
- the LOC115970054 gene encoding DNA mismatch repair protein MSH4 isoform X2 produces the protein MKQKKGSLLQTTRCCVQNLEIIEPLHSTLWGTSNKKRSLFHMLKTTKTIGGTRLLRANLLQPLKDIETINARLDCLDELMSNEQLFFGLSQVLRKFPKETDRVLCHFCFKPKKVTNGVLGIDYARRSQMLISSIILLKTALDALPLLSKALKDAKSFLLENVYKSICENEKYASIRKRIGEVIDEDVLHARVPFVARTQQCFAVKAGIDGLLDIARRSFCDTSEAIHNLATKYREDFKLPNLKLPFNSRQGFYFSIPQKDIQGKLPSKFIQVLKHGNNIHCSTLELASLNVRNKSAAAECYIRTEVCLEALLDAIREDVSVLTLLAEVLCLLDMIVNSFAHTISTKPVDRYTRPEFTDNGPMAIDAGRHPILESIHNDFIPNNIFLSEASNMVIVMGPNMSGKSTYLQQVCLTVILAQIGCYVPARFSTFRVVDRIFTRMGTVDNLESNSSTFMTEMRETAFVIQNVSRRSLIVMDELGRATSSSDGFAIAWSCCEYLLSLKAYTIFATHMENLSELATIYPNVKILHFHVDIRNNRLDFKFELKDGPRYVPHYGLLLAEVAGLPSSVIETARSITSRITEKEVKRMEVNYLQYHPIQTAYRVAQRLICLKYSSQDEDSIRQALQDLKEQYIDGRL